One part of the Culicoidibacter larvae genome encodes these proteins:
- the tsaB gene encoding tRNA (adenosine(37)-N6)-threonylcarbamoyltransferase complex dimerization subunit type 1 TsaB, with protein sequence MKRLIINTALSELGIGLELDGVLFSSYGEGSERHSSSAMVVVEQLLKEHDVAAKEIDELVVVDGPGAFTGVRIGITIAKTWSFALRTPVKIVNSLEALAMQAEDGIVMPVLDAKRDMVFAAIYQKDGNKLASVLPEGMYTVLEASGYLQEYKAYSLGEAVSGMEVNQIIEPLRIDLQNVIALAEQRPAVEDIHALVPLYLKKSQAELEAER encoded by the coding sequence ATGAAGCGATTGATTATTAATACGGCACTCAGTGAGTTGGGTATTGGTCTGGAACTGGATGGTGTGCTTTTTAGCAGTTATGGTGAGGGCAGCGAGCGTCATTCAAGCAGTGCAATGGTTGTGGTTGAGCAATTACTTAAGGAACATGATGTTGCAGCAAAAGAAATTGATGAGTTAGTAGTTGTTGATGGACCGGGTGCTTTTACCGGAGTACGGATTGGCATTACCATTGCCAAGACTTGGAGTTTTGCACTGAGAACGCCGGTAAAGATTGTGAACTCTTTAGAGGCGTTGGCAATGCAAGCAGAAGATGGCATTGTGATGCCGGTTTTAGATGCCAAACGGGATATGGTTTTTGCGGCGATATACCAGAAAGACGGGAACAAGCTTGCATCGGTTTTACCAGAAGGCATGTACACTGTTCTTGAGGCAAGCGGCTACTTGCAAGAGTACAAGGCTTATAGCTTAGGTGAGGCTGTTTCTGGGATGGAAGTCAATCAAATTATTGAGCCGCTGCGGATTGATTTGCAGAATGTGATTGCCTTAGCTGAACAACGTCCGGCAGTCGAAGATATTCATGCGTTGGTACCGCTGTACTTGAAAAAATCACAGGCTGAGCTAGAAGCGGAACGGTAA
- the tsaD gene encoding tRNA (adenosine(37)-N6)-threonylcarbamoyltransferase complex transferase subunit TsaD: MRIFAIETSCDETSAAIIEDGVRVCSLVTTTQIAIHQKFGGVVPEVASRYHVEAITAVLAEALSEAKLKFEDIDAIAVTATPGLVGSLLVGIQAAKTLALLYDLPLIPVHHIAGHIYANALTQNFEFPLIALVVSGGHTELIYMKDHFDFELIGATLDDAAGEVYDKVARVLGYPYPGGPHIDRAAANNEATISFPKPKLESPYDFSFSGLKSAVLNYINSARQKGQALDNGDISASFQKIVIEELVGKTIRAAQAYGAKQVIVCGGVSANIGLRTQIESAVNQLSNVTLAMPELQYCGDNAAMIGAAAYYQYMQEIPLATMALDAKPNGKLS, translated from the coding sequence ATGCGAATATTTGCTATTGAAACGAGCTGCGATGAAACAAGTGCTGCCATCATTGAAGATGGTGTGCGGGTTTGTAGTTTAGTGACAACAACTCAGATTGCAATTCACCAAAAATTTGGTGGTGTTGTTCCTGAAGTTGCCAGTCGTTACCATGTAGAAGCGATAACTGCAGTGTTGGCTGAAGCGTTAAGCGAGGCCAAGCTGAAATTCGAAGATATTGATGCTATTGCGGTTACTGCGACACCAGGACTCGTTGGTTCATTGTTAGTTGGGATTCAAGCAGCAAAAACCTTGGCACTGCTTTATGATTTACCGTTAATCCCGGTGCATCATATTGCCGGACATATTTATGCCAATGCGTTGACGCAGAATTTTGAATTTCCGTTAATTGCTCTTGTTGTTTCAGGTGGACATACTGAGCTCATCTATATGAAGGATCATTTCGATTTCGAATTGATAGGTGCGACTCTGGATGACGCTGCCGGTGAAGTATATGATAAGGTTGCAAGGGTACTCGGATATCCGTACCCGGGAGGACCGCATATAGATCGCGCAGCTGCCAATAATGAAGCAACGATATCTTTCCCAAAGCCAAAGCTGGAATCGCCTTATGATTTTAGTTTTAGCGGTTTGAAATCAGCAGTATTAAACTATATCAACAGTGCGCGCCAAAAGGGGCAAGCTCTTGATAATGGTGATATTTCTGCCAGTTTTCAGAAAATAGTGATTGAGGAACTAGTAGGTAAAACAATAAGAGCAGCACAAGCTTACGGGGCCAAACAAGTAATTGTTTGTGGAGGTGTGAGTGCAAATATTGGACTGAGAACTCAGATTGAGTCAGCAGTTAATCAGTTGTCTAACGTAACTTTAGCTATGCCGGAATTACAATACTGTGGTGATAATGCCGCAATGATTGGTGCAGCTGCATATTATCAATATATGCAAGAAATTCCTTTGGCAACTATGGCGTTGGATGCTAAGCCAAATGGCAAACTATCTTAA
- the tsaE gene encoding tRNA (adenosine(37)-N6)-threonylcarbamoyltransferase complex ATPase subunit type 1 TsaE, translating into MRFENYTEKEVAELAAYIGRHLERGAVLLLTGDLGAGKTTFTRYLARSLNITERVTSPTFTLIKEYDEGRFPLYHIDAYRADLDSDAELLEEYIYGDGVTVIEWPSCIEELLPKTVIALEFLMMDEQHRTIVVTVTDTNYQNLFEERV; encoded by the coding sequence ATGCGTTTTGAAAATTATACTGAAAAAGAAGTTGCTGAGCTAGCGGCTTATATTGGCCGGCATTTGGAGCGCGGCGCAGTATTGTTGCTGACCGGTGATCTTGGTGCCGGAAAAACAACTTTTACGCGTTATTTGGCACGAAGCCTGAATATTACGGAACGTGTGACTAGCCCTACTTTTACTTTGATTAAGGAATATGATGAGGGGCGTTTTCCCCTCTATCATATTGATGCTTATCGAGCTGACTTGGACAGTGATGCTGAATTATTGGAAGAATATATTTATGGTGATGGTGTTACCGTGATTGAGTGGCCGTCGTGTATTGAAGAATTGTTGCCGAAAACAGTTATTGCCTTGGAGTTTTTGATGATGGACGAGCAACATCGAACAATTGTGGTTACTGTCACTGATACAAACTATCAGAATTTATTTGAGGAGCGGGTTTGA
- the fba gene encoding class II fructose-1,6-bisphosphate aldolase: MALVSMTEMLKKAKAGHYAVGQFNINNLEWTQAILQAAQEENSPVILGVSEGAAKYMGGFNTVVMMTKGLMEDMKITVPVAIHLDHGSSFDSCKAAIDAGFTSVMIDGSHHPIDDNIKTTQQVVEYAHPKGVSVEAEVGTVGGEEDGVIGGIQYADAHECERMVNEAHIDALAAALGSVHGPYDGEPNLGFAEMKEISELTGAPLVLHGGSGIPENQIKKAIELGHAKINVNTECQQVWTAAVREFLANDSKQYDPRKVIGPGKAAIVKVVKEKMQEFGSNGQA, encoded by the coding sequence ATGGCATTAGTTTCTATGACAGAAATGTTAAAAAAAGCAAAAGCTGGTCATTATGCAGTTGGTCAATTCAACATTAATAACCTTGAGTGGACACAAGCAATTTTACAAGCAGCTCAAGAAGAAAATTCACCGGTTATTCTTGGTGTATCTGAGGGTGCAGCAAAATACATGGGCGGATTCAATACTGTTGTTATGATGACTAAAGGACTTATGGAAGATATGAAAATTACTGTACCAGTAGCAATTCATTTAGACCATGGTTCAAGTTTTGATAGCTGTAAAGCTGCGATTGATGCTGGATTTACTTCAGTAATGATTGATGGTTCTCATCATCCAATTGATGACAATATTAAAACAACTCAACAAGTTGTTGAATATGCACATCCAAAAGGTGTTTCAGTTGAAGCTGAAGTTGGAACTGTTGGTGGCGAAGAAGATGGTGTTATTGGTGGTATTCAATATGCTGACGCGCACGAATGTGAACGTATGGTAAATGAGGCTCATATCGATGCATTAGCAGCTGCTCTTGGTTCAGTTCACGGTCCTTATGATGGTGAACCAAACTTAGGATTTGCTGAAATGAAAGAAATTTCTGAATTAACCGGAGCGCCACTTGTATTACACGGCGGAAGCGGAATTCCTGAAAATCAAATCAAAAAAGCAATTGAATTAGGACATGCAAAAATTAACGTAAACACTGAGTGCCAACAAGTTTGGACAGCAGCTGTTCGTGAATTCTTGGCAAACGATAGTAAACAATACGATCCACGTAAAGTTATCGGCCCAGGTAAAGCTGCAATTGTTAAAGTTGTAAAAGAAAAAATGCAAGAGTTTGGTTCTAACGGACAAGCGTAA
- the groES gene encoding co-chaperone GroES: protein MIQPLYDKVVIEVKEVETTTASGIVLTESAGEKSNAGVVVAVGTGRVLENGTVVPLAVEVGQTILFSKFAGTEAKYEGKEYLILSEKDILAIVK from the coding sequence ATGATTCAACCATTATATGACAAAGTTGTTATTGAAGTAAAAGAAGTTGAAACGACAACAGCTAGCGGAATTGTCTTAACGGAGTCTGCCGGAGAGAAGTCTAATGCAGGAGTTGTTGTTGCCGTAGGTACTGGGCGCGTACTAGAAAATGGAACGGTTGTTCCTCTAGCTGTTGAGGTTGGTCAAACAATCTTATTCAGTAAGTTTGCAGGTACTGAAGCAAAGTATGAAGGCAAAGAATATTTGATTTTAAGTGAGAAAGACATTCTCGCAATCGTAAAATAA
- the udp gene encoding uridine phosphorylase, which produces MAEMHIGLEKGDVGRFVLMPGDPKRCAKIAAYLDDAQLVGDFREYVTYTGYLDGVKVSVTSTGIGGPSAAIAMEELVHIGADTFIRVGTCGGMALDVVGGDVIVATGAVRMEGTSKEYAPIEFPAVADFAVTTALVNASKAHGKAPHVGVVECKDSFYGQHQPSTKPVSYELENKWQAWLALGCVGSEMESAALFTIASYLKVRCGTVLLVVANQERAQAGLPNPVDENVEVAIEIAIDAVRQLIREEK; this is translated from the coding sequence ATGGCAGAGATGCATATTGGGTTGGAAAAGGGTGATGTCGGGCGCTTTGTGTTGATGCCCGGTGATCCTAAGCGGTGCGCAAAAATTGCTGCATATTTGGATGATGCTCAGTTGGTTGGCGATTTTCGTGAGTATGTGACGTATACCGGATACTTGGACGGTGTTAAAGTTTCGGTCACTTCAACCGGAATTGGCGGGCCGAGTGCGGCGATTGCGATGGAAGAGTTGGTGCATATTGGTGCCGATACTTTTATTCGGGTTGGAACTTGTGGTGGTATGGCGCTTGATGTTGTTGGTGGCGATGTGATTGTTGCTACCGGTGCGGTGCGTATGGAAGGGACTTCCAAAGAGTACGCGCCGATTGAATTTCCCGCGGTTGCTGATTTTGCGGTGACGACGGCATTGGTCAATGCCAGCAAGGCGCATGGCAAAGCACCGCATGTGGGTGTTGTTGAATGCAAGGATTCGTTTTATGGGCAGCATCAACCGAGCACTAAGCCGGTGAGTTATGAACTTGAAAATAAGTGGCAGGCGTGGCTTGCGTTGGGTTGTGTTGGTTCAGAAATGGAGTCGGCAGCTTTGTTTACGATTGCCAGTTATTTAAAGGTGCGTTGCGGGACGGTGTTGCTGGTAGTAGCTAATCAGGAACGCGCGCAGGCCGGATTGCCAAATCCGGTTGATGAAAATGTTGAGGTGGCAATCGAGATTGCTATTGATGCGGTTCGTCAGTTGATTAGGGAAGAAAAGTAA
- the rimI gene encoding ribosomal protein S18-alanine N-acetyltransferase codes for MNMEIRALTIDDLGEIAQIGEIETSQFHQSREQSKQSLLEAIANPNMNVLILEGEDCLGYIWYQFAGDYSEIISIYIDPQVRKQGLASRLIADYLQLMKNSGIVTVSLEVRASNIAAQKVYLKNGFEAVGSRKNYYQNPPEDGIIFNYEIV; via the coding sequence ATGAATATGGAAATACGTGCGTTAACGATTGATGATTTGGGGGAAATTGCGCAGATTGGCGAAATTGAGACAAGTCAATTCCACCAATCCCGGGAGCAAAGTAAGCAATCACTGCTTGAAGCAATTGCGAATCCTAACATGAATGTTTTGATTTTGGAAGGTGAAGATTGCTTAGGATACATTTGGTATCAATTTGCCGGTGACTACAGTGAGATTATTAGTATCTATATTGATCCGCAAGTACGCAAGCAAGGACTTGCAAGTAGATTGATTGCCGACTATTTACAATTAATGAAAAATAGCGGGATAGTGACGGTTTCTCTGGAAGTAAGAGCCAGCAATATTGCGGCTCAAAAGGTGTATTTGAAGAATGGATTTGAGGCTGTTGGCAGTCGTAAAAACTATTACCAGAATCCGCCTGAAGATGGAATTATTTTTAATTATGAAATTGTGTAA
- a CDS encoding UDP-N-acetylglucosamine 1-carboxyvinyltransferase: MRVLKVEGGFPLNGSVDISGAKNSVVALLAASILSNGVVKIEDVPELSDVDALIAMIEEVGGHVERNDTTITINSENMVYTPLIEGAVQKLRASYYLMGAMLGRFKKATIGVPGGCYLGPRPIDLHIRGFQALGATVTNEGGGYHLEAEKLTGARINLDTASVGATINIVFAAVYAEGTTYIENAAKEPEIIDVATLLNNMGAKITGAGTDLIRIEGVERLDGCVHQIIPDRIEAGTYMLAAALMGEEVRINNIIVEHMEAFLAKLREAGVPMEFGDDYLIIRKADELVATNLKTMVYPGFATDLQQPFTVLLTQAKGTSVVNETIYTARFKHVNELVKMGANIRQEAATAVVVGPTDLQATTVEASDLRAGAALVLAGLVADGITEIQNIEHIERGYDRIIEKLSNLGAKLWVEEV; encoded by the coding sequence ATGCGTGTATTAAAAGTTGAAGGTGGCTTCCCGTTAAACGGAAGTGTTGATATAAGTGGAGCGAAAAATAGTGTTGTGGCATTGCTTGCGGCATCTATTTTGTCGAATGGCGTAGTAAAAATTGAAGATGTTCCTGAGCTTTCAGATGTCGATGCTTTAATCGCAATGATTGAAGAAGTCGGTGGTCATGTTGAGCGGAACGATACGACGATTACTATCAATTCTGAGAATATGGTATATACACCGTTAATTGAGGGGGCAGTTCAAAAATTGCGTGCCTCTTATTATTTGATGGGTGCAATGCTTGGGCGCTTTAAAAAAGCAACAATCGGGGTTCCCGGTGGTTGTTATTTAGGGCCGCGTCCGATTGATTTACATATTCGTGGTTTCCAAGCTTTGGGAGCAACGGTTACTAATGAAGGCGGCGGGTATCATCTTGAAGCTGAGAAATTGACCGGAGCAAGAATTAACTTGGATACAGCAAGTGTCGGCGCAACAATTAATATTGTTTTTGCTGCCGTATATGCTGAAGGTACAACTTACATCGAGAATGCGGCGAAAGAGCCGGAAATTATTGATGTGGCAACATTGTTGAATAACATGGGAGCAAAGATTACCGGAGCCGGAACTGACTTAATTCGGATTGAAGGTGTAGAGCGGCTTGATGGCTGTGTGCACCAGATTATTCCTGATCGTATTGAAGCGGGAACCTACATGCTGGCAGCGGCATTGATGGGTGAAGAAGTGCGAATCAATAATATTATTGTTGAGCATATGGAAGCTTTCTTGGCTAAATTGCGTGAGGCCGGCGTGCCGATGGAATTTGGCGATGATTATTTAATCATCCGTAAGGCTGATGAATTAGTAGCGACTAATTTAAAAACAATGGTCTATCCTGGTTTTGCTACTGACTTACAGCAACCTTTTACAGTATTGCTGACGCAAGCTAAAGGAACCAGCGTAGTAAATGAAACCATTTATACAGCTCGTTTTAAACATGTGAATGAGCTTGTAAAGATGGGTGCCAATATTCGCCAAGAGGCGGCAACGGCAGTTGTTGTCGGACCAACTGATTTGCAAGCGACAACGGTGGAAGCTTCTGATTTACGGGCGGGAGCAGCATTAGTGCTTGCTGGTCTTGTAGCTGATGGTATTACTGAAATTCAAAACATCGAACATATCGAGCGCGGATATGATCGAATTATTGAGAAGTTAAGCAACTTAGGAGCAAAACTCTGGGTTGAAGAGGTTTAA
- a CDS encoding redox-sensing transcriptional repressor Rex, translated as MKTEKLSRATARRLPQYYRQFLKLKEKGVTTINSAELEKIIKIEATTIRRDFSYIGELGKQRVGYNVDKVIAELRRFLGMDHDRGVILFGVGHLGTALVNYNYIKGNNVRIVASFDIDVDRTGTTIGDVPVYNINELEEHLPEGVNTAILALPNEVTQDVADRLVALGFRGFLNFSSHRLDVPSNVVVENIDLTSHLHTLMYLVNQETEKDNK; from the coding sequence ATGAAAACTGAAAAATTATCACGCGCAACAGCCCGTCGATTACCACAATATTACCGCCAATTCTTGAAATTAAAAGAAAAAGGCGTGACAACAATAAATTCAGCAGAATTAGAGAAAATTATTAAAATTGAAGCTACTACTATTCGTCGTGACTTCTCATATATCGGAGAACTCGGAAAGCAACGTGTCGGCTATAATGTTGACAAAGTGATTGCTGAGTTACGCCGTTTCTTAGGCATGGACCACGATCGTGGCGTTATTTTATTTGGTGTTGGTCACTTAGGGACTGCACTGGTAAACTATAACTATATTAAAGGTAACAATGTACGTATTGTTGCAAGCTTTGATATTGATGTTGACCGTACCGGCACAACTATTGGTGATGTACCGGTTTACAACATTAATGAATTGGAAGAACATCTTCCAGAAGGTGTTAATACAGCAATTTTGGCGTTACCGAATGAAGTAACTCAAGATGTTGCTGATCGTCTGGTAGCTTTAGGCTTCCGCGGTTTCTTAAACTTCTCTTCACATCGCCTTGATGTGCCGAGCAATGTTGTAGTTGAAAATATTGACTTAACAAGTCACTTACATACGCTTATGTATTTGGTTAACCAAGAAACGGAAAAAGATAATAAATAG
- a CDS encoding PTS transporter subunit IIC: MKQVQNYLATVLDGMAKGLFASLIVGVIIRQIGVIFNFELLITIGTVAQYMMGAAIGAGVAYSRGAKHFTILAAIVAGMIGSGAIANGTIGMGEPVGAFVAALIGIEAGKLIEGKTKFDLLLVPLAVILIGGTVGIFISPYLSMAMAWFGTAINELTTLQPLLMGVLIATIVGMVLSSPMSSAALCISIQISGLAAGAALAGCCAQMVGFAVSSFRENGVSGLLTQGIGTSKIQLPNIIKHPLIWLPPTIASAIGGGLATMVFHMETNSVGAGMGTSGLVGQLTTLEVMGNSAWLPILLLHFIIPAVISLAISEFMRKKNLIRTNDMKL; this comes from the coding sequence ATGAAACAGGTGCAAAATTATTTAGCCACGGTGCTTGATGGCATGGCAAAAGGGCTGTTTGCGTCTTTAATCGTGGGTGTAATAATTCGGCAGATAGGAGTTATCTTTAATTTTGAATTATTGATTACTATCGGAACGGTAGCGCAATACATGATGGGGGCAGCAATTGGTGCCGGCGTGGCTTATTCGCGTGGTGCTAAGCACTTTACTATTTTGGCGGCCATTGTAGCCGGAATGATTGGTTCCGGTGCTATTGCCAATGGGACCATCGGTATGGGTGAACCGGTTGGAGCTTTTGTTGCTGCACTTATTGGTATTGAGGCCGGTAAGCTGATTGAAGGCAAAACAAAGTTTGATTTATTGCTAGTGCCGCTGGCAGTCATTTTAATTGGTGGAACGGTCGGTATTTTCATTTCGCCATATTTATCAATGGCGATGGCATGGTTTGGCACAGCAATTAATGAGTTGACCACTTTGCAGCCGTTGCTGATGGGCGTGCTGATTGCGACTATTGTTGGCATGGTGTTATCTTCGCCAATGTCTTCGGCAGCGCTGTGTATTTCAATTCAAATCAGCGGGTTGGCAGCCGGGGCCGCACTTGCCGGCTGTTGTGCACAAATGGTTGGTTTTGCTGTAAGTTCATTCCGCGAGAACGGCGTGAGCGGATTACTGACACAGGGGATTGGTACTTCGAAAATCCAATTGCCGAATATTATTAAGCACCCATTGATTTGGCTGCCGCCGACAATTGCATCAGCAATCGGCGGTGGATTAGCGACAATGGTTTTCCATATGGAAACCAATTCGGTCGGTGCCGGGATGGGAACAAGCGGACTTGTTGGCCAGTTGACGACTTTAGAAGTGATGGGTAACAGCGCGTGGTTGCCGATTTTATTACTGCATTTTATTATTCCGGCAGTGATAAGTTTGGCTATCAGTGAGTTTATGCGTAAGAAGAATTTAATTAGAACCAATGATATGAAACTGTAG
- a CDS encoding polysaccharide deacetylase family protein codes for MNKRVLAVIMGVAAVALIALNVFLMFTLFSPKASDAVVPATTANNVETKANEPEAPKYPYIAGLDIPVLMYHEVNDQGITDDANNIPVENFEKHLQYFRDNGYTTITMKQLDEYLNNKVGIPEKSVVLTFDDGLYSMKTLVLPLLKKYDMRALTFVIGEYADERKPGHLNPEEVQELKESGYVEVASHSYGLHKAGSDGQGLITTLDRDGIIEDMKHMQDMLGTEYFCYPFGHYNDEAESAIKEAGYHLAFTVEHGIVNESMDYFALPRMRVSSSMEIPPVD; via the coding sequence GTGAATAAGCGAGTTTTAGCTGTTATAATGGGTGTTGCAGCAGTGGCCTTAATTGCCTTGAATGTATTTTTAATGTTTACTTTATTTAGCCCTAAAGCGAGTGATGCAGTAGTTCCGGCAACAACGGCAAATAACGTTGAGACTAAAGCTAATGAACCTGAGGCGCCAAAATATCCATATATTGCTGGTCTTGATATTCCGGTATTGATGTACCATGAGGTGAATGATCAAGGTATTACAGATGATGCAAACAATATTCCGGTTGAGAATTTTGAAAAGCATTTGCAATATTTTCGGGATAATGGTTATACGACGATTACTATGAAACAGTTGGATGAGTATTTAAACAATAAGGTTGGAATTCCCGAGAAGAGTGTTGTGCTGACTTTTGACGATGGTTTATATTCAATGAAGACTCTGGTTTTGCCGTTGCTTAAAAAATATGATATGCGAGCTTTAACTTTCGTTATCGGCGAATATGCCGACGAACGAAAACCGGGCCATTTAAACCCGGAAGAAGTTCAAGAACTAAAAGAGAGCGGCTATGTTGAGGTGGCTTCGCATTCGTATGGATTGCATAAAGCCGGCAGCGATGGTCAGGGATTAATTACAACTTTAGATCGTGATGGTATTATTGAAGATATGAAGCATATGCAGGATATGCTTGGTACCGAATATTTTTGTTATCCGTTTGGTCATTATAATGATGAGGCTGAATCAGCTATAAAAGAAGCTGGCTATCATTTGGCATTTACCGTTGAGCATGGGATTGTAAATGAATCTATGGATTATTTTGCTCTGCCGCGGATGCGTGTGAGCAGTTCAATGGAAATACCGCCGGTTGATTAA
- the groL gene encoding chaperonin GroEL (60 kDa chaperone family; promotes refolding of misfolded polypeptides especially under stressful conditions; forms two stacked rings of heptamers to form a barrel-shaped 14mer; ends can be capped by GroES; misfolded proteins enter the barrel where they are refolded when GroES binds), with amino-acid sequence MAKEVLFGNEARQKMVTGVDTLANAVKVTLGPKGRNVVLEKAFGSPLITNDGVTIAKEIELEDRFENMGAKLVAEVASKTNDIAGDGTTTATVLAQAMIHEGIKNVAAGANPIGIRRGMEMAVSKAVEELQSITTEIQDKNDIASVAAISAADEEIGQLIAEAMEKVGKDGVITIEESKGFNTELDVVEGMQFDRGYLSSYMVTNTDRMEAELEGPFILVTDKKITNIEDILPVLEQTMQSGRPLLIIADDIEGQALSTLVVNRLRGTLNVTAVKAPGFGDRRKAMLEDIAVLTGATYITEDLGYDLKQTTMQNLGQAGRVLVTKETTTIVSGAGEKTAIDARVAQIRAQVEETTSDFDKEKLQERLAKLAGGVAVVKVGAATETELKERKLRIEDALNSTRAAVEEGIVAGGGTAFMNVYKKVAELTAEGDEKTGVQIVLKALEAPVFQIAENAGYEGAVVVERLRHEQNGVGFNAVNGQWVNMIEQGIVDPTKVSRSALQYATSVSAMFLTTEAAISDIPKDEPAMPPMGGGMPGMM; translated from the coding sequence ATGGCAAAAGAAGTACTTTTTGGTAATGAAGCCCGTCAAAAAATGGTTACCGGTGTGGACACATTAGCGAATGCCGTGAAAGTAACCCTTGGACCTAAAGGGCGTAATGTTGTATTAGAAAAAGCATTTGGTTCACCGTTAATTACTAATGACGGGGTAACAATTGCAAAAGAAATTGAATTAGAAGATCGTTTTGAAAATATGGGCGCAAAACTAGTTGCTGAGGTAGCTTCGAAAACTAACGATATTGCTGGTGATGGAACTACTACGGCAACGGTATTGGCGCAAGCTATGATTCATGAAGGAATCAAAAACGTAGCTGCCGGAGCAAATCCGATCGGCATTCGTCGCGGAATGGAAATGGCAGTAAGTAAAGCAGTTGAAGAATTGCAATCAATTACTACTGAAATTCAAGATAAAAATGATATTGCATCAGTTGCAGCAATTTCGGCAGCAGATGAAGAAATCGGTCAATTAATCGCTGAAGCGATGGAAAAAGTTGGTAAAGATGGTGTTATTACCATCGAAGAATCTAAAGGATTCAATACTGAACTTGATGTTGTTGAAGGGATGCAATTTGATCGCGGGTACTTATCTTCATATATGGTAACTAATACTGATCGTATGGAAGCTGAATTAGAAGGACCTTTCATTTTAGTAACGGATAAGAAAATTACTAATATTGAAGATATTCTTCCGGTTCTTGAGCAAACAATGCAATCAGGTCGTCCTCTGCTTATCATTGCTGATGATATTGAAGGACAAGCTTTATCAACATTAGTTGTTAACCGTTTGCGCGGAACTTTAAATGTAACTGCAGTTAAAGCACCGGGATTTGGTGATCGTCGTAAAGCAATGCTTGAAGATATCGCGGTGTTAACCGGAGCAACCTATATTACTGAAGATTTAGGGTATGATTTAAAACAAACAACAATGCAAAATCTTGGTCAAGCAGGACGGGTATTGGTTACTAAAGAAACAACAACAATTGTGAGTGGTGCTGGTGAAAAAACAGCAATTGATGCACGTGTTGCACAAATTCGTGCTCAAGTTGAAGAAACGACTTCAGATTTTGATAAAGAAAAATTACAAGAACGTTTAGCTAAATTAGCTGGCGGGGTTGCAGTTGTCAAAGTTGGCGCAGCAACTGAAACAGAATTAAAAGAACGTAAATTACGTATTGAAGATGCATTAAACTCAACCCGTGCGGCAGTTGAAGAAGGAATTGTTGCCGGTGGTGGTACTGCATTTATGAATGTATACAAAAAAGTAGCAGAATTAACTGCTGAGGGTGATGAGAAAACCGGTGTGCAAATTGTATTGAAAGCACTTGAAGCACCAGTGTTCCAAATTGCCGAAAATGCTGGCTATGAAGGGGCAGTTGTTGTTGAACGTCTGCGTCATGAGCAAAACGGAGTTGGTTTTAACGCTGTGAATGGTCAATGGGTAAACATGATTGAACAAGGAATTGTTGACCCTACTAAAGTATCACGTAGTGCATTACAATATGCGACAAGTGTTTCGGCTATGTTCTTAACAACTGAAGCAGCGATTAGTGATATTCCAAAAGATGAGCCTGCAATGCCGCCAATGGGTGGCGGAATGCCGGGAATGATGTAA